In the Triticum aestivum cultivar Chinese Spring chromosome 2B, IWGSC CS RefSeq v2.1, whole genome shotgun sequence genome, GGGTACTGCTATGAATCACGGAATAAATACATCGAGCACAATAAGGAGCTCGTTTTCGCGAGAACGACGGAGCGAGTCATCTGCTTTGAATATATGGAGGGAGGAAGCCTCGATAAACATATTACAGGTAAATTTTAAGATATTACTACTGACAATGGGCTGGCTCTACATAATCGTTCCCATTACCAAGCTAAATAATTGAGTGGCTTACTCATCGAACACGCCAATTCATCTGTTCTGTTTTCCTTTTGTTCTTGTCTTAATTGCAGATGAACCTTGTGGGCTTGGCTGGTCTACATGTTACGACATTATTAAAGGCACCTGTGACGGCTTAAACCACCTTCATAGTGTGCAGGCGAAACCAATTTACCACTTGGACTTAAAACCCGGTAATATATTGCTGGATAAGAGCATGATGCCCAAAATTGGAGATCTTGGCTTGTCAAAACTTGTTGCTTCCACTGAAACACATAAAACAGAGATGCTCAAAGGAACAAAGTAAGTATCCTTTTTTTAACGAAAAGGGGCACAGTTTATTTAGCTGGAGGCTCAAAAGGAACACGTTCTAGTTAAGCTAGATGCTACATTTACGTTTCTATATTTGTAAACTGAACATTTATATGCATTCGCACTAACTGTTCTATCGATTTGTCATTAACATTTATGCTTATGCTATCATGCAGTGGGTATATGCCACCAGAATACATTGATGGTGGCCATATATCAAAGAAGTTTGACGTCTTCAGTCTGGGAGTTATAATACTAAGGATGATGGCAGGGAATAAGGGCTTCTTCCGTTGTTCTAAAACGCCACCCAAACAGTTCATTGACCTCGTAAGACAAAATTCAATATGTATCGATACCATCAACAATAACATACGTCTTTTCCGCATCGTGTTGCATATAAATGTGCATTACTTacgtagttttgcaaaaaaaaaaggtaCTTTCTTGATTTACATTTCACATGCAGGTAAGTGAAAACTGGAAGGAAAGGTTGCAGGCAGTGTCGCGGGATTCGTCATACGAGATGGACACACTTCGAGTGCGTAAATGCGTTGAAATAGCTCTAAAATGTGTGGACACTGACCGAAAGAAAAGGCCTACTATCCAGGATATTGTCCGTGAAGTGGAGGAACTAGAAGCTGATATTGAGAAAATGATGTCAGCACCTTCTCCTGAGTCAAAAGATCTAACTGTCCAGGTATGCACTTTCTTTTGCGATGCTCTGGTTTGCAATACTCTTTCGCCTGTTAGACTTCCATTTTTCTTTGTCTATTCAGGTAATAGTTTTTCTATTTGGTTTTTACTTTAGGTCCGGCCATGCTAATCTCTTCCTCCTTGCAGAGAAGCTGTGATACCAATGTTCTATCGGTGGATCCAACCCTGCAGCTGCGGTTCGTCTTGGAGGCCAGGAAGGAGACGTCATGCTGCCTGCAGCTAATCAACAAGACAAACGGCTTCATCGCATTCAACATAAAGATTAACCAGGACAAGTATCGCGTGCAGCCAAGCCAAGGGACCATGCAACCGTGCTCCTGGCGTTATGTCATCTTGACGCTGCAAATGCAAGAGCCGGGGCCGCTCAACATGAGGTGCCACGACATGCTCCTTGTGGAGAGCGTCAGCGTCACCCAAGACTTGGCATCAAAAGATGGTGAGATTGATTATCAAGAATTGTTCAAGACGGCCATGGCGAATCAGGTGGTTGATGTGGTGAAGCTGCCGATCGTTTATGTTGCACTGGACCAATAGTCTCATCCACCAAGAACTCCTTGAGGTTgttaaaatccaaaaaaaaaatgaaaaaaaaacttgaGTTGTTTGCTAGAAGGTGTTCTCTGTGTTCTATTTCATACTTTCTTCTTtgataactagatgataccccgcacgttgttgcggtaAGTGTAGCGTGGGACATGTTAGACAAATGAAATATAAATAATTTGGCATTGGAGATTTGGTTCAGAGGTGGTAATGATTCTTCTTAGTTGCCCACATCGTAGCTCATTGTTTATCTTCATTGGGCGAAGACAACAAACAATCATCTCCATTAATAGAAACAGAGTGTTGGCACTTGAAAAGTGAAAAAAAAAGTGTGCAAGGGTTGATGAGAGTCAGAACATAACATGCCATTTCAGTTTGTACCGTTATTTCTGCATATAAAAACGAAAGCCTGCTACAGTTAGTGAAGGCAATGTTGTACAACAATTAGCATGAAAAATAAGTTTCATGATGAAACAAAATGGTGATACAATTTTGACTTAATAAGGCAAGACCAATCAAGGGAGAAAGCTTTTAAACTTACCACGGTGATGAACTTTTGGTCAATAATTGAACATGACAGTCCATAAGCATATTATGCATTCAATATTCTACTTAGTTAATATTGCAAGTCTGTAATATTCATGGTTTGGCAAGTCAGGATAACTTGTTACAAAACAACAGCATGTATGTAGACCGAACAAATATAACAATGAAGAGAGAATGGTGAAGTAAATCTTACTGATTTCGCAAAGCTGAACATAATTACATTAAAAGtgtaaaaatggaagcaattcatAGGAATCATAGACAATTTGTAAGGATAATTAAAGGAGGGTATGTTCTTACTTCTATAGATAGGGAAATTCGCAGTCGACAGCGCAACCACCAAAGTTCATCATAGATAAAAATATAAAACTCACAAGGAAAAATATTTAAGATAGAGGTTAGCAAACATAAGGAGTAATGAGTCCTAATGTTTATCCACTGGAATTTTGGCAACTTTCAAACAATATGTATCTTGTTTCATAGTAATATTTTTAGTTCCATGGAAGACTAATAAGAATTGGATGGAAAAATAGGTTGACCTTCCTTCAACTATTTTTGTATCATTTTCCTTCAACTGTTCAGACCTATACTTGTCAACACTCTCGGGTGTGCATATATGTGGAAGTAACTCACAACATTAAACATGAGAATGATTGGAAGAGAATTAATCCATACAAAAGCTTTTTTACCCCGTGATCTAGACAAAAGTAACCTACAAAATCAATGTATTCTGATTATTGCAGAATATGTTCAGAACACATCAGTAATTAAAAATAGAAGATAGCATCACCTTTGCTATCAAATGCTTAATACAGAAACGACAAATTGTGTGGCTGCTTTGGATCCAGGGCTTCAAAGCTTGTTTGGATTTGAAGCCATTCAGTAAGCAGGATGGGTACTAAAGCTTTAGAGATACCAAATTAATTAGTTGAAACGGCATGTTCTTGCTATAGAAACATTGACAGAAAAATGATTTGCAGAATAAAAACTATGTCTAGAAACTACAAACGTTCTGGGAATAGAGGCTGCCATGGAAAGCATGGAACAGATAAAACTACAAATGGACAAATGTAGGCAAAATCAGTTCAGTACGGAAGAACAATATAATGGCACGGGGTACTTAATCTTGGTAGGGTGAGATGATTTATCTTATGTGCCATCGAGATGGATCCCAAATCAACGGTTTCTTACTTGTAAAAATGTGGGCAGGAAATCAGGTATACAATTTTAATCAGTTTGAACAGAATAACCTCACCTTAATCTCTTGCAGTGGGGAGCAGTGAGACCAGCCGTGAATCACTCAGGCAGATTTTATACCTACAATACACTGTATATGCCACGCTCAAGCAAACGAAGGAGGGGCTGTACGACGAGTAGCAGCAAGATCCATGGAGGAGATGTGACCGGCGCGGGGTGGGTGTGGACTGTGGAGGGCATCCGCTGCCGGCCGTCAGAAGTGGATGGCCGGAAGAAACCGATGCGTGGCACCGAGGAGCGCTGGCGCTGTCCAGGACTCCAGGCGCTGCTCCGTGGTCAGGCGAAGCCGATGCGGGGCACCTGGGAGGCGTTGTGGGTGCCGGCGACGCGCAGCAGGCGTGCAGCGGCGGCATCCATGCGTATTGTGATGAGGTTGGGCGCACGGGAGCTCGAAGGGACCTGCATATCCAAACAGCCGTGTTAGATGCCGATTACAATAGGAGGATCAGTTAAAGATGTGGTGGAGAGGTGATGGTAATACGAATGGATACGAAGCGTATGTGCTTCTCGACTGCTCGTCAGTTATATTAGGCTGAATAGTAAATGACTCGTCGCTTCGGTGACCACGGCATAGCGATGCGTTGCGGAAGCTAGTATCTTGCGGCTGCTGTGGGATCCTCTGTAGTCTGTAAACGTAAGAAAAAAAAACTTAATGACGTGGCAGATTAGCTGAGGTGGATGGCTGCATGCTGATTGCTGATGTGGATAGGTTGTATGtcaagagaaataggttagtggggatgaactatttaggtattatagatgcaGTCTTTGATTAGGTGCTACAAGATTGTTAAGAAAAAATAGCTGCCACGAACATTGTCCTCAAACTGCTGATTACTGTCTTTGGGAAGTACGGAAGACATAATCCAAACAAGCGGCCAATGCAAAGGTCCTTCAATCAGGAAGGCTCGAGTATCTGTTACATGAGACggtcaatttttttttcttttagaaatggaggaggaccccggcctctgcatctggacgatgcatgcagtcaCTTTCTTAATTATTCACATAAGGCCTTATAAAGTCATACAAcaataagactaaagccaccgtctaggcaacatctgtcgctactcctatccagttgatgtagggatactgatagtctgggcctaataccaaatagacctcgcagccaaacctaacatctcagacctgaggtcccaaccaggacgtctgccgggtatggagcacccaccagtccggcgcactcctcaaccaggacacctgccgggtatgaggccgccgcagcaaCCTGCCACTAATCCATCTTCAGAgatgtactgttgcatctaccgtgcctggtctctctgccatcgatgcCACCATGACATCAGACatcgtcgtcctcctgcgcgagtccatccacACGCGCACGTCGCCGAAACTCCGCAGCGCCATGCCGCCGGGATCCGTTGTCGGCCTTACAGTAGATGAAACTCCGCTCCTCCTCGTCCCCTCCAGCCAGCTCCTACTCCAAAACGATGACCTCAGGAGGGAGCACACCATCGATGTGTTGTCATCGTCCGATCTGATAGActtagatctagggtttcccccggaacatCCCGATCATGTTAACGTAGtttgcaacgacgatgcctcaacAGGGGGCGTCGAAGACGCcgtcatcgtccgccatgaccgaaaTCGGCACGATTTTCACCGGAGGTAGCGCCACCACGATCTTGCCGCTGACTGGATCCGAGCAAACCCTCGCAATATAGACGTATGGTGCCACCGGAAAGCCGGTTGAGGACCTCCGGCTGCCCCACCCCGGCCCCATCATGTACCGCCGGCCGGCCATAGCCGAACCACGACGGATCTGGCCAGGACGCCAGATCCGCAACAACCGCCGCCACCCAACACCCGGCCAGGCAAGCCAACGACTCAACCCATCGGCCATGGGGGAAACGGCTGCCACCGCATGCCAAGGTCGCCGCCCTGACCGCGCCGGCTGAAGACGAAGGCGCCAACGCGAGATCGATCCAGACGACCTAAATCCCTCGCGCGCGACCTCGGTAAGCCGCACTGACGAGAGGTTCACCGCCGGATCCACCGCGCTGGCTTCTGCCGCCATGCCGTCCAGGGCAATGCGCCGCCGCGAGGAGAAGAGTGCCCTGCGGCTGCCGTTCTCCGAGGTGGGTTTCGCCCGTCGGCCTCCTCCGGCAGCGGCCAGGCTGCGGGCTGCAGATGcgagggacggggcggcggcggctagggttcgctcGTGCCGCCCCCTGTGAGGGTCATGCCTAGAGAACAGGTCTGTAATATTGAACATTACAGTATCGTGACTCGCTAAAAAACTAAGCAAAATTTAGTTATCTTACCTGTTGGGTTTGAATCTCAGAAAAGGTACCTTCATCTGTAGCATGAGCAACATTTGGAGAACAAAAAAGTTATACAGGTCTTCCCACAATCATCATGCTATTTAACACTGATGTtgtaatataaagcggggggaaaccctttttcgtaactagataataccccgcgcgttgctgcgggatgtATGCATGGATAAAATTGATGAATTATTTGGAAGCTAATAGGAAAGATTGTCACGCTGAAGCAAATATGTTATGTTCTTTACAAATAATTAAGTAAGAACAATGAGTTGCACTTGGACAAAAAACATGTTTAGTGGAAATATCGGCACCCTATAGTACCATAAAATGGTAGATGATA is a window encoding:
- the LOC123040027 gene encoding putative receptor-like protein kinase At4g00960: MGDYHGMEDFKLHLIESITDNFADDRIVGSGGYGDVYKAEHKGKEIAVKKLHPFQGLDDKQFHNEVRNLIKIRHKNAVQLIGYCYESRNKYIEHNKELVFARTTERVICFEYMEGGSLDKHITDEPCGLGWSTCYDIIKGTCDGLNHLHSVQAKPIYHLDLKPGNILLDKSMMPKIGDLGLSKLVASTETHKTEMLKGTNGYMPPEYIDGGHISKKFDVFSLGVIILRMMAGNKGFFRCSKTPPKQFIDLVSENWKERLQAVSRDSSYEMDTLRVRKCVEIALKCVDTDRKKRPTIQDIVREVEELEADIEKMMSAPSPESKDLTVQRSCDTNVLSVDPTLQLRFVLEARKETSCCLQLINKTNGFIAFNIKINQDKYRVQPSQGTMQPCSWRYVILTLQMQEPGPLNMRCHDMLLVESVSVTQDLASKDGEIDYQELFKTAMANQVVDVVKLPIVYVALDQ